A part of Methanohalobium evestigatum Z-7303 genomic DNA contains:
- a CDS encoding methanogenesis marker 5 protein translates to MAKVFIYPTNSLILYDLVERFGHEPLAMMGRVHEKITTPGIDSPPININPEDPKYGLKYAAVEVPSGVRGRLAMAGPLIEKAEAAIIVNDSAISFGCMGCARTNEMVKYMARQKDIPILELEYPSTEEEGKDFVYKIADFLKSLPGAKENNREGENE, encoded by the coding sequence TTGGCTAAAGTATTCATCTATCCCACAAACAGCCTTATTCTGTATGACCTTGTAGAAAGATTTGGTCATGAACCCCTTGCCATGATGGGAAGAGTCCATGAAAAAATAACCACGCCAGGAATTGATTCTCCACCCATAAATATTAATCCAGAAGACCCAAAATACGGATTGAAGTATGCTGCGGTAGAAGTCCCCTCAGGTGTCAGAGGCAGGTTGGCAATGGCGGGACCCCTTATAGAGAAAGCAGAAGCTGCCATAATAGTAAATGATTCAGCAATAAGTTTTGGTTGTATGGGCTGTGCACGAACTAATGAAATGGTCAAATACATGGCAAGACAAAAAGACATCCCTATATTGGAACTTGAATACCCCAGCACTGAGGAAGAAGGGAAGGATTTCGTTTATAAAATAGCAGATTTTTTAAAATCACTTCCCGGTGCTAAAGAAAATAACCGTGAGGGAGAAAACGAATGA
- a CDS encoding methanogenesis marker 6 protein, with protein MPENNTNNNNQQDTITKLVVIDSDWVLPSDAAMKIYESETEVTVKETCFGLMVHGPSEAVNRAVEDVVSMDRNHIFVKQRGFPPGDERRCRAVRGGGPRPGYYFLREEVNMLPTIGKALDDYDKGVSVKETKKSKKLKTSKLKDIIESNVEE; from the coding sequence ATGCCAGAAAACAATACAAACAATAATAATCAGCAGGATACTATCACAAAACTTGTAGTTATTGATTCTGACTGGGTACTCCCCTCTGATGCTGCAATGAAAATATATGAATCCGAAACCGAGGTTACAGTCAAGGAAACCTGCTTTGGACTTATGGTTCATGGACCGAGTGAAGCTGTTAACCGGGCTGTTGAAGATGTTGTCTCTATGGACAGAAACCATATTTTTGTTAAACAACGAGGTTTTCCACCTGGTGATGAAAGAAGATGTCGTGCAGTGCGAGGTGGAGGTCCAAGACCCGGTTACTATTTCCTCAGAGAAGAGGTTAACATGTTGCCAACAATCGGAAAAGCGCTTGATGATTATGATAAAGGTGTTTCAGTTAAAGAAACTAAGAAATCCAAAAAACTGAAAACTTCCAAATTAAAAGACATTATTGAATCAAATGTAGAGGAGTGA
- a CDS encoding methanogenesis marker 15 protein has product MSRDEDVEDKVTIALIACGPEYSGVQSEIESAVESLNAKLVYPEMDVSELDTIGRDFGLEVASADLKLLMARAKAIVEGRAKVDAVFVASCFRCAEGALVRNEVRRYIHQNTSIPVISYSFTERTTASTLLTRLEALTTVARRRHLLAREKQKGLTAGIDSGSTTTKAVVMRDNQVIGHGWVPTIKVIESAEEAYKKALDEAGVNREDIQSIGTTGYGRFLVGKKYDAQLSQEEITVNSKGAVYLADKQKGSATVIDIGGMDNKAITVEDGIPGMFSMGGVCAGASGRFLEMTAKRLGVDITELGSLAVKGIENNIEMNSYCIVFGIQSLVNSLAKGASPEDVAAAACYSVIEQIFEQQLQEVDIREPVILVGGSSLIEGIPRTLEKFLKVEVIVPPDSQYIGAVGASMLASGYIKEE; this is encoded by the coding sequence ATGAGCAGAGATGAGGATGTGGAAGATAAGGTCACAATTGCTCTTATTGCATGCGGTCCCGAATATTCAGGAGTGCAATCCGAAATAGAATCCGCTGTTGAATCATTAAACGCCAAACTTGTATATCCTGAAATGGATGTTTCTGAACTGGATACAATCGGAAGAGATTTCGGGTTGGAGGTAGCAAGTGCTGACCTGAAACTTTTAATGGCTCGTGCAAAAGCCATTGTAGAGGGTAGAGCCAAAGTTGATGCTGTTTTTGTTGCCTCCTGTTTTAGATGTGCTGAAGGTGCACTTGTCAGAAATGAAGTTAGAAGATATATTCACCAAAATACCAGCATCCCGGTTATCAGTTATTCATTCACTGAACGTACAACCGCATCAACACTGCTAACCCGTCTTGAAGCCCTGACAACTGTTGCAAGGAGAAGGCATCTGCTTGCAAGAGAAAAACAAAAAGGTCTAACAGCCGGTATTGACTCTGGTTCAACGACTACAAAAGCTGTTGTCATGAGGGACAACCAGGTCATCGGGCATGGATGGGTCCCCACTATAAAAGTCATTGAAAGCGCTGAAGAAGCATATAAAAAGGCTCTGGATGAAGCTGGTGTAAACAGAGAAGATATACAGTCTATAGGAACCACCGGATATGGCAGATTTCTGGTAGGAAAAAAATACGATGCCCAACTTAGTCAGGAAGAAATTACTGTCAATTCAAAGGGTGCAGTCTATCTTGCCGACAAACAGAAGGGAAGTGCAACTGTTATCGACATCGGTGGGATGGATAACAAAGCGATAACTGTTGAAGACGGTATTCCGGGTATGTTTAGTATGGGTGGTGTCTGTGCCGGTGCATCAGGTCGTTTTCTTGAAATGACCGCTAAACGGCTTGGTGTTGATATTACTGAACTCGGGTCACTTGCAGTAAAAGGTATAGAGAACAATATAGAGATGAACAGTTACTGTATTGTTTTTGGTATCCAGTCTCTTGTAAATTCACTTGCTAAAGGTGCATCTCCTGAAGATGTTGCTGCAGCCGCATGTTACAGTGTCATAGAACAGATATTCGAGCAGCAATTGCAGGAAGTTGACATTAGAGAACCGGTTATACTGGTTGGTGGGTCGTCACTTATAGAAGGTATACCAAGGACTCTGGAGAAATTCCTTAAAGTAGAGGTAATTGTACCTCCTGATTCTCAATATATCGGAGCTGTAGGTGCTTCAATGCTTGCGTCCGGCTATATAAAGGAGGAGTGA
- a CDS encoding methanogenesis marker 17 protein: MEPLETFVVEAPQQSESEQYRQILKDVISDMVLAQSIGRIKVVIRPDESLFQMALVLRGGLSPVKTSDFADVNVGEFGKNEVVIKINNEKYLSQLLKILWDKYGRLNVRQPERKTVAVKTENPMDKISDIEYIIVDDPRNTLKKRVVDMAVRVAPEGFRVRYHSLKGDNFIFVASEDAMKQEWIEEAHQMLDELTDKED; encoded by the coding sequence ATGGAACCTCTTGAAACATTTGTAGTGGAAGCTCCCCAACAGTCCGAATCTGAACAGTACAGACAAATCCTGAAAGATGTTATATCGGACATGGTGCTTGCCCAATCCATCGGAAGGATTAAAGTAGTCATAAGACCCGATGAATCACTTTTTCAGATGGCACTGGTTTTAAGAGGAGGACTTTCTCCTGTCAAAACAAGTGATTTTGCAGATGTTAATGTTGGTGAATTCGGAAAAAATGAAGTGGTCATCAAAATAAACAATGAAAAATATCTATCCCAGTTGCTCAAGATACTCTGGGATAAATATGGACGTTTGAACGTAAGACAGCCAGAACGTAAAACCGTAGCTGTCAAAACTGAAAACCCCATGGATAAAATATCAGATATTGAATATATTATTGTTGATGACCCGAGAAACACTCTAAAAAAAAGGGTTGTTGACATGGCTGTAAGAGTAGCACCCGAAGGTTTCAGGGTGAGATATCATTCCCTTAAAGGTGATAATTTTATTTTTGTAGCATCCGAAGATGCAATGAAACAGGAATGGATTGAGGAAGCTCATCAGATGCTGGATGAGCTTACAGACAAGGAGGATTAA
- the gpmI gene encoding 2,3-bisphosphoglycerate-independent phosphoglycerate mutase → MTEDKGTKTSGKHPVLLMILDGWGYLPRKEGNAVFAANTPNLDNLLNKYPSTILQASGEAVGLPEGQMGNSEVGHLNIGAGRVVYQDFTKINKSIETSEIYKNKVLTDAIENVKQNNSKIHLMGLFSYGGVHSHMDHVHALVKMCADKGVDEIYIHAFLDGRDVSPYAGLDDIQKNEPVLQEKGNAKIATVSGRYYAMDRDKRWDRTKLAYDVLTLGNGLYAKDAVTAVRESYDRGETDEFVKPTVITDENGNPTATIDDNDSVIFFNFRPDRARQLTYSFVLDDFDGFERQKHPDVYFVCMTEYDKTLDVPIAYPPETIENTLGKVLSENNLTQLRTAETEKYAHVTFFLNGGIETQFEGEHRCLIPSPKVATYDLKPEMSAYEVTDDLVQRINSGDYDVLIVNYANMDMVGHTGDFDATVTAVEVVDDCVGRVIETLKRSGGRAFITGDHGNAEQMQEYDDGSKIHTAHTSNPVQCIYIDDNSDCELSGGCLCDIAPTILELLGIKKPGEMTGESLLNKCRD, encoded by the coding sequence ATGACAGAGGATAAAGGAACAAAAACCAGTGGTAAACATCCGGTTTTATTGATGATACTGGATGGATGGGGATATCTTCCCAGAAAAGAGGGTAATGCTGTATTTGCAGCAAATACACCCAACCTTGACAATTTACTGAATAAATACCCTTCAACTATTTTACAGGCATCTGGTGAAGCAGTAGGGTTGCCTGAAGGTCAGATGGGAAATTCGGAAGTAGGTCATCTCAACATCGGAGCAGGAAGGGTGGTATATCAGGATTTTACAAAGATTAACAAATCAATTGAAACTTCTGAAATTTATAAAAACAAAGTATTAACAGATGCAATAGAAAATGTCAAACAGAACAATTCTAAAATACATCTAATGGGTCTGTTTTCCTATGGTGGAGTTCACAGTCATATGGACCATGTCCATGCACTTGTAAAAATGTGTGCGGATAAAGGTGTCGATGAAATCTACATTCATGCGTTTCTGGACGGGCGTGATGTTTCTCCATACGCAGGTCTTGATGATATCCAAAAGAATGAGCCAGTTTTACAGGAGAAGGGTAATGCCAAAATTGCAACGGTATCAGGTCGATACTATGCAATGGACAGAGATAAAAGGTGGGACCGTACCAAACTTGCATACGATGTACTTACACTGGGTAATGGACTTTATGCAAAAGATGCTGTTACTGCTGTCAGGGAAAGTTATGATAGAGGAGAAACCGATGAATTCGTTAAACCGACTGTTATAACAGATGAAAACGGAAATCCTACAGCTACTATCGATGATAACGATTCAGTAATATTTTTCAATTTCAGACCTGACCGTGCCAGACAGTTGACATATTCGTTTGTACTGGACGATTTTGATGGGTTTGAGAGACAGAAACATCCAGATGTATATTTTGTATGCATGACAGAGTATGATAAGACACTTGATGTTCCTATTGCTTATCCACCAGAAACCATTGAAAATACACTTGGCAAGGTCTTAAGTGAAAACAATTTAACCCAGCTTCGAACAGCAGAAACTGAAAAATATGCACATGTCACATTCTTTTTAAACGGAGGTATTGAAACCCAGTTTGAAGGGGAACATCGGTGCCTCATACCTTCTCCAAAAGTAGCAACTTATGACCTTAAACCGGAAATGAGTGCTTATGAAGTCACAGACGACCTTGTTCAAAGAATAAATTCGGGTGATTATGATGTGCTTATAGTAAATTATGCAAACATGGATATGGTGGGTCATACAGGTGATTTTGATGCAACTGTAACTGCTGTAGAAGTGGTTGATGATTGTGTGGGTAGAGTAATCGAAACCCTCAAACGTTCAGGAGGGAGAGCTTTTATAACCGGAGATCACGGTAATGCTGAGCAGATGCAGGAGTATGACGATGGCTCCAAAATACATACTGCACATACTTCAAATCCTGTTCAGTGCATATACATTGATGATAATAGTGATTGTGAACTTTCTGGTGGTTGTCTATGTGATATAGCACCTACTATACTGGAACTTCTGGGTATTAAAAAACCCGGAGAAATGACTGGTGAATCCCTGCTAAACAAGTGCAGGGATTAA
- the fen gene encoding flap endonuclease-1 encodes MGVDIGELLHKKEVEISNLSNKTVAIDAYNTLYQFLSIIRQRDGTPLQDSKGRTTSHLSGILYRITNLVEEDIKPVFVFDGKPPDFKTDTLEKRKQSRENANQKWNEAKEKGLTEEAYKYAQGSARIDDQILDDAKYLLESMGIPYLQSPSEGEAQAAHMVQKGDADYVGSQDYDALLFGAPHVIRNLTITGKRKLPGKNTYIDLKPETIDMEENLKSMGITRSKLIDIALCVGTDYNKGLEKIGPKRALKLVKTHDSIKSIIDETGQNIENVDKVKDFFMNPEVTDDYHLKWNRPNKDKIIQFLCEEHDFSEERVAKACDRLDSKLGSQQKTLDQWF; translated from the coding sequence ATGGGCGTTGATATAGGAGAACTTTTACACAAAAAAGAGGTTGAAATATCCAATCTTTCAAACAAAACTGTTGCAATAGACGCTTACAATACTCTGTACCAGTTTCTAAGTATTATACGGCAGCGTGATGGTACTCCACTGCAGGATTCAAAAGGTAGAACGACATCTCATTTATCAGGTATTTTGTACCGAATTACAAATTTGGTTGAGGAAGACATCAAACCTGTTTTTGTTTTTGACGGGAAACCTCCTGATTTCAAAACAGATACTCTTGAAAAACGTAAACAATCACGAGAAAACGCAAACCAGAAATGGAATGAAGCAAAGGAGAAGGGTCTGACAGAAGAAGCCTATAAATATGCACAGGGTTCTGCCAGAATAGATGATCAAATCCTTGATGATGCAAAATATCTGCTTGAATCTATGGGTATTCCGTACCTTCAATCTCCTTCTGAAGGTGAAGCACAGGCGGCTCACATGGTCCAAAAAGGTGATGCGGATTATGTGGGGTCCCAAGACTATGATGCTCTCCTATTCGGTGCTCCCCATGTTATCAGGAACCTTACAATAACAGGAAAACGGAAACTTCCCGGTAAAAATACATACATTGATTTAAAACCCGAAACTATCGATATGGAAGAAAATCTGAAATCTATGGGAATCACACGTTCCAAACTTATTGACATTGCCCTATGTGTAGGTACAGATTACAATAAGGGTCTGGAAAAAATCGGTCCGAAAAGAGCTCTTAAACTGGTAAAGACGCACGATAGTATTAAATCAATAATTGATGAAACCGGGCAGAATATAGAAAATGTTGACAAGGTTAAAGATTTTTTTATGAACCCAGAGGTCACCGATGATTATCATCTTAAGTGGAACAGACCAAACAAAGACAAAATAATACAGTTCCTTTGTGAAGAACATGATTTTTCAGAAGAACGTGTGGCAAAAGCATGCGACCGTCTGGATTCAAAACTTGGTTCTCAGCAGAAGACACTTGACCAGTGGTTTTAA
- the mmp3 gene encoding methyl-coenzyme M reductase-associated protein Mmp3 encodes MEVEVDGQKITLPEESTLEDALKKSDVTYKEGASIGIFEEKKSQGREETNKYKITTSKGEFQIELYGNETESKKRWIENYKDFDNLKVEWENNDALAFGSFKSNISPVFDSYKFEEFDIVFGTGGFDPDKSFIIIIKEPHKAEYGIPEDGSFAHVISGRKIVSNLEQSDTIKKVEPVIEWEETGEGYTTNDLSTKVSDGNKIYTHFEVEINPDAPEGAESFFALVKDGTFKIDFEASSFIADDTLKGEMSKYENFEPRQTGAVSIRTAGYNTGRTYISRKDRPSSIAHSVIGYVTKGIELIKIAKQEDVLSVATIPNQIMLLGKGFKEAESRLENLDIKLTRQNHTEDDAVIVSQNPENTIDIFNQGEVEAYGVPESHLIKIELFDDSAPKTVDFFRHAARLQFKNVGHLSVYFTYENTYLFKAELEAEKYKEIMPENTPENKVNAGDVGITNQAAKRMGYIGVKTEDDDMFGPTGEKFSSTNIIGRILDIEKLKNLKDGDIMYIIESSGED; translated from the coding sequence ATAGAAGTTGAAGTTGATGGTCAAAAAATAACCTTGCCAGAAGAATCAACACTTGAAGATGCCCTGAAAAAATCCGATGTTACCTACAAAGAAGGAGCTTCAATTGGCATATTTGAAGAGAAAAAAAGTCAGGGTAGAGAGGAAACTAATAAATACAAAATAACGACATCCAAGGGTGAATTCCAGATAGAACTATATGGTAATGAAACCGAATCAAAAAAACGCTGGATTGAGAACTACAAAGATTTTGATAACTTAAAAGTTGAATGGGAAAATAATGACGCACTGGCGTTTGGTTCATTCAAAAGTAATATCAGCCCTGTTTTTGATTCCTACAAGTTTGAAGAATTTGACATAGTGTTCGGCACAGGAGGATTTGATCCCGACAAATCATTTATTATTATCATAAAAGAACCCCACAAAGCCGAATACGGTATCCCAGAAGATGGAAGTTTTGCTCATGTTATAAGTGGAAGAAAGATTGTTTCAAATCTGGAACAATCCGATACGATCAAAAAAGTAGAACCTGTTATAGAATGGGAAGAAACAGGAGAAGGCTACACTACAAATGACCTTTCTACCAAAGTTTCTGACGGAAACAAAATCTATACCCATTTTGAAGTGGAAATCAATCCTGACGCTCCTGAAGGTGCTGAAAGTTTTTTTGCACTTGTAAAAGATGGTACATTCAAAATCGATTTTGAAGCAAGTTCATTCATAGCGGATGACACGCTGAAAGGCGAAATGTCAAAATATGAGAATTTTGAACCAAGACAAACTGGAGCAGTATCTATCAGAACCGCGGGTTATAATACCGGACGTACGTATATATCAAGAAAAGACCGACCATCAAGTATTGCACATTCGGTTATTGGATATGTTACAAAAGGTATTGAATTGATAAAAATAGCCAAACAGGAAGATGTACTCTCGGTTGCTACAATACCAAACCAGATTATGTTGCTTGGGAAAGGTTTTAAAGAAGCCGAATCAAGGCTGGAAAACCTTGACATTAAACTTACAAGACAAAATCATACCGAAGATGATGCTGTTATCGTCAGCCAGAACCCTGAAAACACGATTGATATTTTCAATCAGGGTGAAGTCGAAGCTTATGGAGTTCCTGAATCACACCTTATAAAAATCGAATTATTCGATGATTCAGCACCCAAAACAGTCGATTTTTTCAGACATGCTGCAAGGCTTCAATTTAAAAATGTAGGACATCTATCGGTATATTTCACCTATGAAAATACCTATCTTTTCAAAGCTGAACTGGAAGCTGAAAAATATAAAGAAATAATGCCAGAAAATACCCCTGAAAATAAAGTTAATGCAGGAGATGTCGGAATTACAAATCAGGCTGCAAAAAGAATGGGATACATCGGTGTTAAAACTGAAGACGATGACATGTTCGGTCCCACTGGTGAGAAATTTTCCAGCACCAATATAATAGGAAGGATACTGGACATTGAGAAATTAAAGAACCTGAAAGATGGAGACATCATGTATATAATTGAATCCTCTGGAGAGGATTGA
- a CDS encoding presenilin family intramembrane aspartyl protease PSH: MSSKDSKFKEYSPLLIMAGILLLVQILALTLAMPMEVNNMRAFENPESASNSFYYIGIIIVFTLILLLAIKRDQQWIIQLFILFAVASTLYYGLFAFTSMFNIAPTLGMSVSLISAIGMTGILYKFPEWYIIDIVGIIIGAAASSIFGISLAIMPAIILLVILAVYDAISVYKTKHMVSLAEGVMDLKLPILFVIPKRLDYSFREESFNNDDKERDAFFMGLGDAVMPTILVVSANVFIEHSGIISYPALGGVIGTVIGFFALSVFIMKGKPQAGLPFLNSGVILGYFVGVILSGAPIF; encoded by the coding sequence TTGAGTTCTAAAGATTCCAAGTTTAAAGAGTATTCACCACTACTTATAATGGCTGGTATACTGTTACTTGTACAGATTCTGGCACTGACATTGGCTATGCCTATGGAAGTTAATAATATGCGTGCCTTTGAAAATCCGGAATCCGCTTCCAATTCCTTTTATTATATCGGAATTATTATAGTCTTTACATTGATTCTTCTTCTGGCGATAAAAAGAGACCAGCAATGGATAATACAGCTTTTTATCCTTTTTGCTGTGGCATCAACACTTTATTACGGTCTTTTTGCGTTTACGTCAATGTTTAATATAGCTCCAACTCTTGGAATGTCTGTATCATTAATATCTGCTATCGGAATGACTGGAATACTTTATAAATTCCCCGAATGGTATATTATAGACATAGTGGGTATTATTATCGGGGCTGCGGCCAGTTCTATATTTGGAATATCTCTTGCTATAATGCCTGCAATTATATTACTGGTAATACTTGCTGTATACGATGCAATTTCGGTGTATAAAACCAAGCATATGGTTTCTCTGGCAGAAGGAGTAATGGATTTAAAATTACCTATCTTGTTTGTAATTCCTAAAAGGCTTGATTATTCTTTCAGAGAAGAAAGTTTCAATAACGATGATAAAGAACGTGATGCATTTTTCATGGGTCTTGGAGATGCGGTAATGCCGACAATACTTGTGGTTTCTGCTAATGTATTTATTGAACATTCAGGAATAATATCGTATCCTGCACTTGGTGGAGTGATAGGTACAGTCATTGGATTTTTTGCACTGTCGGTTTTTATTATGAAAGGGAAACCACAGGCAGGTTTGCCTTTCCTAAACAGTGGTGTAATTCTGGGTTATTTTGTAGGTGTGATATTATCAGGAGCTCCAATCTTTTGA
- a CDS encoding CBS domain-containing protein, with amino-acid sequence MKTSVQIGYVMGIPIRLHISFLLILPIFATVFSIAPEPFGYENVEPPLQYILGFTTAILLFTSVVLHELGHSYFAKKFGVKISNITLHLFGGVSSMEEIPRDPGEEGKMAFAGPLVSFIIGGTLLLLNFGLSSVLPEFTESYPYRIFFIIGTINIVLGIFNLIPAFPMDGGRILRSWFARRMSYIRATQRAASVGKFFAVFMGLIGLLINPWLILIAFFIYIGASQEAQSTTVSVTLEKYTVKDIMTTDVETVNPSMSIQELLDFMFEKKHMGYPVMEGNNLKGVVSFTDVRKVMPEERSAMRVSDIMTKDIISTTSDTNASEAFKLISRNNVGRLLVIDNGELKGIVSRTDLIRTLRFMEEEAS; translated from the coding sequence ATGAAAACATCCGTTCAGATAGGCTATGTAATGGGTATACCTATTCGGTTACATATCTCATTTCTGTTAATACTACCGATATTTGCAACAGTATTTTCAATTGCTCCCGAGCCATTTGGATATGAAAATGTGGAGCCGCCACTCCAATATATACTCGGATTTACAACCGCCATACTACTTTTTACCTCTGTTGTACTTCATGAACTTGGACATTCATATTTTGCAAAGAAATTTGGGGTTAAAATCAGCAATATCACATTACATCTGTTCGGTGGAGTCTCATCCATGGAAGAGATTCCAAGAGACCCCGGTGAAGAAGGTAAAATGGCTTTTGCAGGACCACTTGTAAGTTTCATCATTGGTGGTACCCTGCTGCTTTTAAATTTTGGATTGTCATCGGTATTACCAGAATTCACAGAAAGCTACCCATATCGTATATTCTTCATTATAGGTACAATCAACATCGTACTTGGTATATTCAATCTTATACCAGCATTCCCAATGGATGGTGGACGTATCTTAAGGTCTTGGTTTGCAAGGAGAATGTCGTATATAAGAGCAACACAAAGAGCTGCATCGGTTGGCAAATTTTTTGCGGTTTTTATGGGACTGATAGGTCTGCTGATAAACCCCTGGCTTATATTGATTGCATTTTTTATATATATAGGTGCTTCACAGGAAGCCCAATCAACAACTGTTTCTGTCACATTGGAAAAATACACTGTAAAGGATATAATGACCACCGATGTAGAAACAGTTAATCCATCGATGAGTATACAGGAACTGCTTGATTTCATGTTTGAAAAAAAACACATGGGATATCCTGTAATGGAAGGAAATAATTTAAAAGGTGTTGTTTCATTTACAGATGTGCGTAAAGTAATGCCTGAAGAAAGGTCTGCAATGCGCGTTTCCGATATCATGACAAAGGATATCATATCAACAACATCGGATACAAACGCATCTGAAGCTTTCAAACTCATATCAAGGAACAATGTCGGTAGACTTCTGGTTATTGATAATGGTGAACTAAAAGGCATAGTATCAAGAACAGACCTGATAAGAACACTGAGATTCATGGAAGAAGAAGCTTCCTGA
- a CDS encoding methanogenesis marker 7 protein, with product MGVVLEPYIYEGGMYKHGLILELLEDLGGYLVQKTPAGSEVTLVMLIPKEDVHLVQDLAKKLLGTLTKAPLTGTEIAVVSPTLASHHLPHSACDVAEYLRRGGSNTNMIGLARGMGRRVSLSEDYERKLINEHDVAVFSFGVFSDCIINKKPKLFKGIKVPIVATGGPELNTEDVPGADMYVGGIGRIAHRMRKEGELNSLDVLNEKVGEMIENKREKLAKDPLSVIPARVMQEIERQISDIQNVLSPAPITLQLDGLRIKLPYEDYHKNIENLEFDEGVVLSEIADVMPSKMKNYILVKIKPESEVGYSI from the coding sequence ATGGGTGTTGTTCTTGAACCTTATATATATGAAGGCGGAATGTACAAACATGGATTGATTCTGGAACTTCTGGAAGACCTTGGAGGATATCTGGTTCAGAAAACACCTGCTGGGTCAGAAGTTACACTGGTTATGCTTATTCCAAAAGAGGATGTCCATCTTGTACAGGACCTTGCCAAAAAATTACTCGGTACACTAACCAAAGCTCCGCTTACAGGTACTGAAATCGCTGTTGTGTCACCTACTCTTGCATCTCATCATCTTCCCCATTCAGCATGTGATGTCGCAGAATATCTTCGGCGAGGGGGTTCAAATACCAATATGATAGGACTTGCCAGAGGTATGGGGAGAAGGGTTTCATTATCTGAAGATTATGAAAGAAAACTTATCAATGAACATGATGTTGCTGTATTTTCATTCGGGGTTTTTAGTGACTGTATAATTAATAAAAAGCCAAAACTATTCAAAGGTATAAAAGTACCAATTGTAGCAACAGGAGGCCCTGAACTCAATACAGAAGATGTCCCCGGTGCTGACATGTATGTGGGAGGTATTGGAAGGATAGCCCACCGCATGCGAAAAGAAGGAGAGCTGAATTCACTGGATGTTTTGAATGAAAAAGTAGGAGAAATGATTGAAAACAAACGTGAAAAGCTTGCAAAAGACCCATTGTCAGTAATTCCAGCACGTGTAATGCAGGAAATAGAAAGACAAATTTCAGATATCCAGAATGTACTGTCTCCTGCACCTATAACTCTACAACTGGATGGGCTCAGAATAAAACTACCATATGAGGATTATCACAAAAATATAGAAAACCTTGAATTTGATGAGGGAGTCGTCCTTTCAGAAATAGCCGATGTAATGCCTTCAAAAATGAAAAACTATATACTGGTGAAAATAAAACCAGAATCGGAAGTAGGATACTCTATATAA
- a CDS encoding carboxymuconolactone decarboxylase family protein: MEFEKIKEVLDKEPDDAVSELLDDIKEHYGEVPYILDFMKNMPELFVPKVMYDNSIMREFKRMDPETVELISIGVSSALRCEHCLKMHIRVAKRLGLSKEEIFDAIMIGGTLSNASVLAEGTRALDSELGEDDKDKQETGCQKGDVCDLAGNNDDNSKDWSS, from the coding sequence ATGGAATTTGAAAAAATAAAAGAGGTTTTGGACAAAGAACCAGATGATGCTGTATCCGAACTATTGGATGATATCAAAGAACATTATGGAGAAGTACCCTATATACTGGATTTCATGAAAAATATGCCTGAACTATTTGTCCCAAAAGTGATGTATGACAACTCCATAATGAGAGAGTTCAAACGGATGGACCCTGAGACAGTTGAATTGATATCCATAGGTGTATCATCAGCTCTAAGATGTGAACACTGTTTAAAGATGCATATAAGAGTTGCAAAGCGGCTGGGTCTGTCAAAAGAAGAAATATTTGATGCTATTATGATTGGTGGTACACTGTCCAATGCATCTGTACTTGCTGAAGGCACCCGAGCACTTGATTCAGAACTTGGCGAAGATGATAAAGATAAGCAGGAAACCGGATGCCAAAAAGGAGATGTTTGCGATTTGGCTGGTAATAACGATGATAATTCAAAAGATTGGAGCTCCTGA